CTGGCGATGCCGGTGAGGCGATTCATTCCTGCGACGTGGTCTCGACGCTGTCCGCCGCGTCGTCCACGTCCTCGACGCGGGCGTGCACGGTGAAATCGCGGACCCGCGCCCGGAACGACCGGCCCGGCTCGAAGTCGTCGCGCCGCGAGAGCAGCCTGCCGTCGTCGTCGAGCAGGACCGCGTAGCCCCGGTCGAGCACCGCCAGCGGGCTTACCGCATCGAGCGCACGCGCATGCTGCCCCAGCCGGGACGCGGCCCGTTCCAGCGACTGCGCCATCGCCATGCGCAGGCGCCGATCGAGCGCGTCGCGGCGGCCGGCAGCCTCGCGCAGGCGCGGCGCCGGGTGCCGGGCGGCCAGGCGCGCGGCGAGGCCCTCGGTCCGGCGCAGGTCGTTCTCCAGCCGGCGGCGAGCGGCGCGGCGAAGCTGCCGCTGCAGGCCGCGGAGGCGCTGGTCGAACTCGCCGAGCCGTCGCCGCGGATGGGCAGCAGCACGGCGGCGGTCCAGGCCGTCGAGTCGCTGCCAGTCCTGCTGCAGCGTCCGTCCGATCGCGCGTCGGAGACGATCGCGCAGGGCGTCGATCTGGCGACGCAGGGCCGGGCCGTCGGGCGTGACCGCTTCGGCGGCGGCGGTGGGGGTTGCGGCGCGCAGGTCGGCCACGAAGTCGGCGATCGTGAAATCGGTCTCATGGCCGACGCCGGAGACGACCGGGGTCCGCATGTCGCCGATGACCCGGGCAAGCGCCTCGTCGTTGAATGCCCACAGGTCTTCGATCGATCCGCCGCCCCGCGCCAGCAGCACCACGTCGGCGCCGCTGCGGTCGGCCGCCTGCAATGCGCGGGTCAATTCGCCCGGCGCGCTCTCGCCCTGGACCGTGCTGCCGTGCACGTCCACGCGGGCCGCTGGCCAGCGCCGCCTCAGGGTGGTCAGGATGTCGCGCAGCGCCGCGCCCGACGGCGACGTCACCACGGCGATCCGGGCCGGGTGGGTCGGTAGGGGGCGCTTCCGGTCCGGGTCGAACAGGCCCTCGGCCTGGAGCTTCTTCTTCAGTGCCTCGAAGGCCTGCTGCAGTGCGCCGCTGCCGGCCGGAAGCAGGGCATCGGCGATCAGCTGGTAGTCGCCGCGGGGCTCGTACAGGCTGATCCGGCCGCGAACCAGCACCTGGTCGCCGTTGGCCGGCCGGGCCGACACGTTGCCCTGGTTGCTGCGGAACAGCGCGCAGCGGACCTGGGCGCGTGCATCCTTCAGGGTGAAGTAGAGGTGCCCGGAAGCGGGCCGCGCGAG
Above is a genomic segment from Halomonas denitrificans containing:
- the xseA gene encoding exodeoxyribonuclease VII large subunit; this translates as MSIAPPGPETLVYTPAELNREVRVHLEAGFARIWLSGEISNLARPASGHLYFTLKDARAQVRCALFRSNQGNVSARPANGDQVLVRGRISLYEPRGDYQLIADALLPAGSGALQQAFEALKKKLQAEGLFDPDRKRPLPTHPARIAVVTSPSGAALRDILTTLRRRWPAARVDVHGSTVQGESAPGELTRALQAADRSGADVVLLARGGGSIEDLWAFNDEALARVIGDMRTPVVSGVGHETDFTIADFVADLRAATPTAAAEAVTPDGPALRRQIDALRDRLRRAIGRTLQQDWQRLDGLDRRRAAAHPRRRLGEFDQRLRGLQRQLRRAARRRLENDLRRTEGLAARLAARHPAPRLREAAGRRDALDRRLRMAMAQSLERAASRLGQHARALDAVSPLAVLDRGYAVLLDDDGRLLSRRDDFEPGRSFRARVRDFTVHARVEDVDDAADSVETTSQE